In the genome of Merismopedia glauca CCAP 1448/3, the window ACTGACACACGAGTAGTGCGGGGCGGTTCTTGGGTCTCTTCTCCTAGGTCTTGCCGTTCTGCTGGCCGCAGCGACCTCTTTGCGGGGGATCGCGACTTCAATGTCGGTTTTCGTGTTAGTTGTTCTGCTCCGAGGACTCCTTAGCCCTTTACTCTCTAGCCCTCTAGCCCTCTGCCCTCTTTTCTTTTCACTCTCCCTTCGCCGTCAGGCGATCAAATTATAAAATCAGAAAATTTAGTCCTATGTCAGAACTCCCGATCGTTCAAAAAACCTACGATTTAATCAAGTGGTATGTCCCTATTCTCAATCGTCTCCCCCGCAACCATAAATTTTTGCTAGGCGATCGCATCGTGACGCGGCTATACGATCTCCTGGAGGGATTAATTCAGGCGCGTTTTAGCCACAATAAGCTTTCTAGATTAGAAAAGCTGAATATTAGCTTAGATGTTCTTCGCCACCAAACCCGTCTGTTAGCTGATTTTCAACTTATAAATACCAATCGCTACGAATATGTTGGCAAGAAATTGAATGATATCGGAAGCGATCTCGGTGGTTGGATCAAACAGCAGCAGCAGGTATTAAAATGAAACGTTACGGTAACCTTTGGCACCAAATTATTAGTTTTGAGAATTTGCTCAAGGCATCTCGTCAAGCCCAAAAAAGCAAACGATTTCGCGCTAATGTTTTGGATTTTAATTACAATCTAGAGCAAGAGCTAATTCAGCTTCAGTACGAGCTTCAGAATCATACATACAAACCCGGAGCTTACCGTACTTTCCAAATCTTTGAACCAAAACCACGGGTAATTTCAGCCGCCCCCTACCGCGATCGCGTTGTTCATCACGCACTTTGTAATATTATTGTCCCCATTTTCGAGCCGACTTTTATCCACGATAGCTATGCTAATCGGGTAGGTTTTGGTACTCATCGTGCTTTACGACGTTTTACCCAGTTTGCTCGTAACAGTCGTTATATACTGCAATGCGACATCCGCAAGTACTTCCCTAGTATTGATTGTGAAATCCTGAAATCACAGCTTCGTCATAAAATCAAGTGTCCTGAAACGTTATCCCTAATCGAGCAGATCATCGATCTTGGTCACGACCAAAAACCAATCGTTGAATATTTCCCAGGGGACAACCTGCTCACACCTTGCCAAAGGCTACGAGGGTTACCAATCGGTAATCTCACCAGTCAGTTTTTTGCCAACGTTTATTTGAATGGATTTGACCATTTTGTGAAAGAGCAACTCAAGGCAAAGCGATATCTACGGTATGTTGACGATTTTTGTCTCTTTGCCGACGACCGCGAATTTCTAGCTGATGCCAGAGTAGCAATTGAGGATTATTTGACTACCTTGAGAGTGCGAATCCATCCGATTAAAAGCCAATTGTTTGAAACCAAGATCGGTGCTAATTTTGTGGGCTTTCGGGTGCTGAGCGATCGCATTAGGGTACGTAACGATAACCTGCGACGGGGAAGGCTACGCCTCAAACAGATGAAAAAAGCTTGTCTTAACGAGCAGATCTCCCTAGAGCAGTTAGAGCGATCGCTCCAAAGCTGGAATGCCCATCTAGAACATGGCGATACTTGGCGATTGCGGCAAGATATATTTCAGGCAGAGGCATTTTGTCAAATATCTTAAATGACGACTGTTCTTTGACGAGATTTCGGATAAGCTGAGACTGGGGCAGGCAGATAAAGCGGGGCGGTTCTTGGATCAATAATCCTAGGAATTGCCGTTCTGCTGACCGCAACAACAACAATGCGGGGGATCGCAACAACAATATCGGTTTTCGTGTTAGTTGTTCTGCTCCGAGTACTCTTCACAGTCAGAACTTGTGGATGGGAATCCATTGGGTGTACTAGAGGAGTCCAGACCTGCTCCAGTGATGCACCAGCATCCGAAAATCAAAACGGGTAGGGTAGCCTGGTAGCTGCGGCGAACGTTTGCCCTACCTCCCATATTTTGGGCACTCAACATGAAAATTACTCTCCGTTCCGAATCGTGCGCCGCACAGTACTACCAAGAAGATTTAGACAGCAGTACCACTTTAGACATGATTTTGATTCCGGGTGGTAATTTCATGATGGGATCTCCCGACCACGAGCCAGAACGATATGATGATGAAAGTCCTCAGCATAATGTAAAAGTGCCCACATTCTTTATGGGGAAAACTCCTGTAACTCAAAAACAGTGGCGCGCTGTAGCGGCTTTACCTGAGATAAAACACCATCTAGATCCAAACCCATCTGAATTTTCGGGGGACGATCGCCCAGTCGAGCAAGTCTCTTGGCATGAAGCTGTAGAATTTTGCGCTAGGCTTGCTAAAAAGAGCCGCAGACCCTATCGCTTGCCCAATGAGGCGGAGTGGGAATATGCTTGTCGTGCCATGACCTCACCCCCAACACAGGGCAATTACCCACCGTTTCACTTTGGGGCAATTATTACCCCAGATTTAGTAAATTACAACTGGACAGAAAGCTACCAGAACTCGCCCACCAAGTCAGAAAGATCGAGCGGAACTACTCTTGTGGGAACTTACCCTCCTAATGCCTTTGGCTTGTACGATATGCACGGTCAGGTGTGGGAATGGTGCGAGGATGATTGGCACAGCAATTATGAAGGTGCGCCTACTGATGGTAGTGCTTGGGTCAATAAATCTCGTTCTGAGACTGACAGACGAGTAGTGCGGGGCGGTTCTTGGATCAATGATCCTAGGTATTGCCGTTCTGCTGACCGCTTCAACTACCTTGCGGGGGCTCGCTACTACGATGTCGGTTTTCGTGTTAGTTGTTCTGCTCCGAGGACTCTTTAGCCCTTTACCCTATTGCTCTTTTGCCCTCTGCCCTCTTTTCTTTTCACTCTCCCTTCGCCGTCAGGCGATCATTTTTTTTATCATGGCGATCTTGTGGTTATTTCTGCCAATAATGGCAGCTAAAGTTGAACTTAATGCTGTGAGACAAAAGCCAAGTTTGGATAGTCTAGAGCGTGGTATTACTCGTGCGATCGCTCTTACTCGTTTCGAGCCTGCTGCTGTAGATCGCCTCGAAAGATTTAGAGAACTAATAAAGAATGGTATACCTCAAGAAATTGCCGCTTAACCAGTTAACCTTTCATCTGTTTTTCTGGAAGAACTCATTAATATAGAAAAAAATAAATGGACTGCCAACCAACTTTCATAGTAGATACTTTGGTCTACTTAGCTTTTCAAGGGTTATTGTTTTGGATCGCCGTAATGGCTCTTGGCGATCGCCTTATGGAGCGGATCTTAGGGATGAAACAACTGACAGATATTCAACCGCCTTCAACTGTTGAGAGTAAATCATTGCCCCCTGTTTCTGATATGGAATTTAAAACCATAGACTTACAGACTAAGAGGATTGCATCTGTCGATTTTTTTCGATCTGACGAATTATAAGATCTTTAATTACACCAATTTTCGAGAGGAAATGCTTTGACTGATTGCATTCGGGTGAAACCACGATCTGCTGAAACAATAGTCAGATTGTATTGCAGCGCGGTAGCAGCGATCCAAATATCGTTATCATCAAAACCTAAATCGACGATAGTGGTTCTTCTACGCTTCTCTTTTTCCTTGGGTGCAAATCGCTGGAATAATGCAGCTTTTAACTGACCATAGGCAGTAGCTGTCAGATCGTCTGCTAGATAAATCCGAATATCATCGAGAAACTCGCTTAAACGAGATAGGTTACTCTCTTTCATCTTAGAGTTTTCCATCATAAAAGTAAGCTCTCCTTGCACAATTACACAAGTGACAATTTGAGATTCATTCACCATTGCTACATGACGAATGATGTTAGGATCGCCAAGAATGATGCGGCTACAGTGATTGGTGTCTAGCAAGTACATTATTCAATCAAATTGTGTTCGTCAAATTTGGCTTGACTGCGAGTGTCATAAACCATTTGCAAGCACTCATCAAAGTCATCACCCTGCCATGTGCCAGCGTGTCTCAGAATAGAACGTCCTGATGCGGGACGATAGGTTAGCTTTGCTGGTACTTCTGTGAAAGCTTGGGGGTTCTCTCGTTTGACTTGGATCGAACTGGCGAAATGAAGAACTTCCGCCAGTAGTTCCTCTGGCATCGACTCAATTTCCTGCATTAGCTGTTCTTTTAGTGTCATAAATCCTCTGAGAAATTCTGTATCGCTAGCACTATATATTGATGTATATTGAGGGCGTTTAGTTAATATAGCTGTTTACTAGAGAATTCACTCAATGAATAATCCTCTCAACCTACAGTTTTATCGTTTTCAGCTCGCATTTTTACCGCAATTAGTCGGGAAATAAGTTTAATTGAAATTGAGCATTTTCAATTTCGCACAATCTTTGAAAAATTCGTTCCTTAAATTTCCTTTGGTGACGTGAATAGCTTTTTCTATTTTATCTTTCCCAGTCCAGGTTTTTGTGGTTATGCTTGATTCTTTTGCGTTCAAGTTGTTCTCGATCTGCTTCATTCAACTGCTTTGCATTATCATTATCAGTCCTAACTAGATCGCTAGTTCTGCTTTCTACTCGCTCTTCTGAGTTATAATTCTCAGGCTCTATTTCATGGTCTTTGAATATGTCAATAGATGTAGTGTCAGATTTCTCTTCTTCACTAATTTCCACCCCTTCTGAGATTTTATGATCTGGCAACTCCTGTTGAGTTTGAATTATTTCTGGAGCGTTGGCGCAGCCTCTCGGTTGGCGGAGCCTGCCTGTGGGACATACGAGAATCGCATCGAATGTTCGCTCTGAAACTCGTAATTCTTCGCTCCTCTCAATGTTAGTCTCCAGTCGATCTTGGTCTGTTTCCTGTCGATTGCAGGTTGTCTCTGGAAGAGTTAAAGCTGTTAATTGTGCTAGTTTCTGCGGCATGACTGATGCGATGTCTTTGGGCTTTTTCAGATTTGCCTCGTCATCATCATTATCATCAGAAGTAGAAGACTGATTTAATTGATGAACTAAACTAACAAATCCTTCATTTGACCAAGTTTGGGTTAAGGTTTCATCTAACTTTTCCAGACTTTTTTGACTGGTTGTTTCTAGTTTGTCTTGCTCTGCTTGTTGATTAGTATAGGTAAACTTGGTGACACAACCAACTGTCATTCCTTCTTGAATTAATCCTTTTAAAGTATATTTTTTGCCTAATTTTCTGGCAGCAAAAGCCACCTGATTATATTGATAAGATAAACCTTCTATTTCGCCACTAGGTTTAACTCTAACTCTAGTTTGTATGTGTCTTTGTTCTAATCTATTTAGCAGTTCTTCCACGGTAGAACTGGTAGTTATTAGTTCGTCAATAGCAGATTGAATTGTAGTTTTAATACTAGGAGTTGATAAACCTTCTGGATTTTGTGACTTCTCTTTTCTTTCTTTCCTAATTTGTCCTGTAGTTGGCGCACCTTTTGATTGCTCCCAAGATGACTTGATGGAAGTTATTCCAGTTTCAACTTCAATTTTCCTCAAGATTTTTTCGGTATTTTTATAGTCCATCCAACTAGATACTACTTTTCCGTCATTCAGCTTGACTCGGTTAACTATGAGATGAAGATGCGGTCTGGGTTTTCCAGTTTCAGTATAGGTATCGTGATGAGCCGCAATTAACCATTGATTGTTATTATATCCAGCCCTTTTGAGAAATGTTTCCGCTAGTTCTACCATTTGCTCGGTAGAGATTTGGTCATCGGGGTGCGGACTTAAACTGATGTGAGCTACTGGATATATTACTCTACTATTTTGAGTGGCGATCGCCTCAAATTCCGCAGCCAATTGACAAGAACTTTGGCTTGCCATATTGGTTTTTAGTAAGATCGCATCTTTCTTGTTCAAAACGTAAGATGTGGCTCCTCCAAAGGAGCTTCCTTTGACTACTTTAGCTAGCATCTTCTGGGTTGATTCCAATGGCTTTGAGTCTGATTTTATTCAAGGTTTCAATAACCTGCAACCTGGTAGACTCATCAGCGATTGCTGATTCTATCTGGGCTATAGCTAATCCTAATTCCGCATAGATTGTATTTCCTTGGCGAACTCTTCGTCGTTGGGGTTTGTGATTGTTGAGCCGATCTCGAACCCACTGAGATAAGTTTTTTTCTGCCATTGCAGCTTTAATTTCCCAGATCTGTTTCTGGGAGAAAGAGCATCTGATGAGCAAGATGGCTTCTTTCTTGGTTTTATTTTGTTTATACATCGACATTGCTTGCTAACACCCACCCCCACAAAACCCTAGTGCCGCACTCAGAAATGCGCCTAGTTTTCCCATGTTGGCGTGCTATTTTATTGATGAGAGCATTTTAACCTAAAACCAACATGACAGCCTTTTGGGAAGAACTAGCCGCAGGCTTGGAGTCTTTGCCGCAGCCAGAGGTGAAGGAAAAGGATTTGACGGCGAAGAAGGTAGTAGAGCGCCTCTATGATTCTTTAATTGACAGCCTAGATCGAGGGCATACTCACGATTCTTTAGCTCAATACCTCAATGATAAGGGAGTGGCGATCGCTCCTAGTACCTTAAAGTTTTACATGGCAGAAATTCTCAAAGATAGGAAGAAGAAGGCGCGCCAAGAACGTCAGTTAGCTAAAAAAGAAACTGTACCTGTTGATGCCACTAAAGTTGTGTCTATAGATAGGAAAAACGAATTGAGTCATGTAGAAGCCGATACTTTCGATCCTGCGGCTTTGTAAATGGCTGATAGATTCTACCGAAGATCGGGAATAATTTATGAGCAACTTAATCTTTGTCACGGGTAACAAAGGTGGAATTGGCAAATCCACCCTAGCTAGAGGTTTGATAGATCGCTATCTGGCTCAAAACATTCCATTATCAGTTTACGATGGCGATACAGAAATTGGCAGCTTGCATAGGTTTTGTCATAAAGTGACTCCCGTACATCGCATTGATATGCATGGGAGCAATCCCTTAGATAAGTTGATGATAGATCTAGATACAAGTCAGCCATCCCCAGTAGTTGTTGATTTAGCGGCTGGGATAGGTACAGTATTTTCAATCGCTACAGCCGAATTAGGATTTTTTGATTGGTTGAGAACTACTCGATATCAAGTCTCGATGTTTTCGGTGATTTCCAATTTAATAGATTCAGTCGTAATTTTGAAGAAACTACTCGAATCTTTAGAACAGCAAAAAGTTAGTTCAATTCATCATGTAGTAGTCAAAAACTTACATTTTGGAGATCCTGAAAGTTTCGATACCTACGATAGATCTAGTACCCGTAAAATATTACTAGAACTTGGTGGCAAAGAAATCTTTCTGCCCAAGTTAAACGATTTAACTTGTCAAACCGTAGATTTCAAAAATCTCTCATTTAGTCAAGCAGTGACTGACACCTCCATTGGTTTACCCCATCGCCTGAGAATCAGTACTTGGCTGTCTAATTTAAACGCTGAGTTAGATCAAGTTAGTGCTTTAGTAGATCCCACCGTAGTCGATGCATCAAATGCAGCCTAAATCTTTGCTCGATGATTTCCTAGCCGAGCAACCCACTGAACTGCAAAATCGGATTTTGGGTTTGTCTTTAAAGTTAGGAATTCCGACTAACGATCCTTTCTATGTTTTCCTGATTGTGGCTGGATATGTTGAAGGACTTTTAGAAGATAAGCCCAAGCAAGTCGATGCTTTATTTGAAGATTGGGAAGCTAGGTTACGTGCTGATTTGGAATTAGAATCTCAAAGAGCTTTAGAGCAACAAAATAAAGCCATCAAAATAGAAATGATTAAAGCTACCAAAGAGCTTTTAAACAAGTCTAAATTGGAACAAAGGCAGATTACCTGGTGGAACTATTTTCAAGGTGGGGGAGTAGTATTAGGTGCTATAGCTGTGGGAATAGTATTGGGATTAGCGGTTCCACCGTGGTTAGAAGGTGGGTTAACTGAGTCTCGTAAACTAACTACAGTTCAATCAGAATCCTTACATTGGGCGACATCAAATGAAGGTAAATTAGCCAGACAAATCATGGATTGGAATCGCGATACTTTAGCCGATAGATCCTGCAAAGAAGATGCGAAAAAGTTGAAAGTAACTATTGTTGTCGGACAGAAAAAAGCCAAGTCAGGGTATTGTGTGATTTGGGTGGTTCCGGCGAGAGAAAGGAGGTAAGAGAAGTCAAAAGTCAAGAGTCATTGGCGTAGCCGCCCCAAAGGGGCTAAGTCAAAAGTAAGAGGTAATAACGTAAGTTTCTAGTTACTATCTTTGACTTGTTTATTAATTGTTAATTGTTAATTGTTAATTGTTAATTGTTAATTGTTGATTGTTGATTGCTAATTAAATTTTCCTCTACGTGTCCTCCAATCCCCCAAGAGTACATCCAATTTATCACTAGCAACTTGGGTTAATAGGTAATAAGTTGTTCTAACTTTTGACTTTTGATTTCTGACTTTTGACTTCATTATGTGGAATCGTCAATCATATCCTGTAGTAGTTTATCCACCTTTGCTGTTGAGCCTAAAAATTGATGCTTTGGCACAGCGAGGTATCAATACTCCCAAGGTTGTAAATCATGAATTATCTCAATTCAACGTCAAGACTACTATTCAAGTACCCCACAATACTTACCAATATCTCTGGGCAACATATCTAGCTGCTCTTGTGGCGATCGCTTATCGCTTATTCTTGTTAAAAGGATTTGGTTTGCTATTAGTATTGTCGTTCATCTTTTTGATAGTGGTAGGAGTACAGAAGTATCTAACTGGTAGGAGTCGAGTGAAATTCATAATTAAAACTAAACTCAAAACAACAACAACAAAATCTAGCTCTATTGCTCAGCAGTTATCAGGTAAAATCATAACGGCTGATGGTGTGAGTACAGCACCTGCTGGAGTATCGGAAGCTAAATTTAAGACCTATCTGGAGCGATATTTTACGGTGAAACAGAACTTAAAGTTTAGCATTCCAGGCACCACTCTTAGCTATACTCCAGACTTTTTAATTATTGATGAAAGTGGTATTATTATTGATGTGGAGGTGGATGAACCTTATGAGGGAAAGACTAAAACTCCCCATCATTGTTTTGACAAACCCCAAGATAAGAATCGAGATGAGTTTTTTCGCCAAGGCAATATTATTACGATTAGATTTGCCGAAGAACAAGTAGTTAAAGAACCTTTAGCTTGTTGTCAATTTATTAGTGGAGTTTTGGAGCGAGTTACAGGTACAATGGATACAGGTAGATTCAGTAAGATTGACCGAATTAAACCCGTTAACAGATGGAATACGAAACAAGCTAAAATAATGGCAAAGAAGGATTATAGATACAAGTATATCTCAGAAAATTAGTTGAAAAGACTAACTTAATAGATCTCCCGATTGGCAATTGTAAATTTATATAATTGAGAAAAATCTGACCTCTGATTATGCAAACCGATCAAACCGAACACACACCACCAAGTAATCGGCAAAGTCTCTATGAAATCGATTTTTATGCGTGGCTACAGCAACAAGCACGACTCCTCAAAGATGGGCAATGGACTGAGCTAGATCTACCTAATTTAATTGAGGAAATTGAATCATTGGCAAAACAGCAACGCGCCGAATTAAGAAATCGCTTGAGGGTTTTAATCGGTCATTTACTAAAATGGGAATATCAATCCGAGCGACGCAGCCGGAGTTGGTTGGCGACTATTCGCATTCAGCGTCGGGATACCCAAGAATTACTGTCAGAAAATCCCAGTCTCAAACCCTATCTTCAAGAAGCCATACAAAAGATTTATGACTCTGGTAGAGATTTAGCTGTCGGAGAAACAAATCTACCTCTCAAAACCTTTCCTGAGAACTGCCCCTATAGCTGGGAAGAGATCTTGAGCTATAGCTTTTTCCCTGGCGCACCTGCTGTTGAAGAGTTAATGGAATGAGGGGCGATCGCACTTTTTTCTCTCAACTGTTGGTTTCATTCATGCCAGATTCAAACCCACTAACTCAATTATTACAAAAGCGATCGCCTCTACTGGCTCTGGAAGCTCAACTGATTGACTGGAATCATGCTTTAGCTATATGTCATCAAGCAGCCACTCAGTTAGCAGTAGATTTGTACTACTATTCTCCTCACTTCGATACTCTCCAACAGGTTACTCCAGTTCAATCGGGGTGGAACTTACACCCAACGTCAGACACAGTAGAAAATATTTGGACGAGTCTGCTATCTAGAGCAGAATCTGGCATTTACGTGTTAGAGGGGGTGAAATTAGATAATTCACCCGATATTTACGCTTTAGCCCACGCTTATCGTACTCTCCCTGACTCCCAGCATTGGATTTTGCTGGATGAATACTTTGATTTCCCCACCAAACTGCTGCCTTTAATTCCCCAATTATCTCTACCTTTACCTAACAGTGATGAAATACCCGATTTAATTGGTACAACCGATCCTGCGGTGGTACGAGCTTGTTTGGGTTTATGTCGGGGGGAGATAGATTTGCTCAAACAGAGGGCATCATCGGGCGATTTGGTGGCGCAGATTGATGAATACAAACGGGGTAAACTCAGGGGCAAAGGTTTAGAAACCATCAACGAACCCGATGTACCCGTGGGTGGGTTAGATTTGCTCCAGGAATCTATTCAGATGGCAGCATCCTTGCTGTCTCCCGATGCCCAGCAGTACAATCTCTCATTTCCCAAAGGAGCCATATTGTGGGGCGTACCAGGTACAGGTAAATCATTGAGTGCCAAACAAGCAGCCAAGACAATGGGAGTGCCGTTAGTAGCGGCGGATTGGGGTGGGTTAATCAGTGCTATTGCTGGGGAATCGGAAGCTAATTTGCGCTATTTATTACAGATGGTGGAATTGATTGCTCCTTGCGTCCTGTATTTTGATGACTTTGAGAAAGGTTTTGCTGGCTGGAATGCTACTGTGGGTGGGGATACTCAGAAGCGTTTGACGGGTAAGTTTTTGACCTGGATGCAAGAGAGAACTGCGCCAGTATTTGTCTTGGCTACGGTGAACAGGTTAGAAATGCTACCACCGGAATTGATTAGGCGGTTTGAAGAGGTCTTT includes:
- the avd gene encoding diversity-generating retroelement protein Avd; this translates as MSELPIVQKTYDLIKWYVPILNRLPRNHKFLLGDRIVTRLYDLLEGLIQARFSHNKLSRLEKLNISLDVLRHQTRLLADFQLINTNRYEYVGKKLNDIGSDLGGWIKQQQQVLK
- a CDS encoding reverse transcriptase domain-containing protein, which produces MKRYGNLWHQIISFENLLKASRQAQKSKRFRANVLDFNYNLEQELIQLQYELQNHTYKPGAYRTFQIFEPKPRVISAAPYRDRVVHHALCNIIVPIFEPTFIHDSYANRVGFGTHRALRRFTQFARNSRYILQCDIRKYFPSIDCEILKSQLRHKIKCPETLSLIEQIIDLGHDQKPIVEYFPGDNLLTPCQRLRGLPIGNLTSQFFANVYLNGFDHFVKEQLKAKRYLRYVDDFCLFADDREFLADARVAIEDYLTTLRVRIHPIKSQLFETKIGANFVGFRVLSDRIRVRNDNLRRGRLRLKQMKKACLNEQISLEQLERSLQSWNAHLEHGDTWRLRQDIFQAEAFCQIS
- a CDS encoding formylglycine-generating enzyme family protein — protein: MKITLRSESCAAQYYQEDLDSSTTLDMILIPGGNFMMGSPDHEPERYDDESPQHNVKVPTFFMGKTPVTQKQWRAVAALPEIKHHLDPNPSEFSGDDRPVEQVSWHEAVEFCARLAKKSRRPYRLPNEAEWEYACRAMTSPPTQGNYPPFHFGAIITPDLVNYNWTESYQNSPTKSERSSGTTLVGTYPPNAFGLYDMHGQVWEWCEDDWHSNYEGAPTDGSAWVNKSRSETDRRVVRGGSWINDPRYCRSADRFNYLAGARYYDVGFRVSCSAPRTL
- a CDS encoding type II toxin-antitoxin system VapC family toxin — its product is MYLLDTNHCSRIILGDPNIIRHVAMVNESQIVTCVIVQGELTFMMENSKMKESNLSRLSEFLDDIRIYLADDLTATAYGQLKAALFQRFAPKEKEKRRRTTIVDLGFDDNDIWIAATALQYNLTIVSADRGFTRMQSVKAFPLENWCN
- a CDS encoding DUF2281 domain-containing protein — its product is MTLKEQLMQEIESMPEELLAEVLHFASSIQVKRENPQAFTEVPAKLTYRPASGRSILRHAGTWQGDDFDECLQMVYDTRSQAKFDEHNLIE
- a CDS encoding relaxase/mobilization nuclease domain-containing protein, coding for MLAKVVKGSSFGGATSYVLNKKDAILLKTNMASQSSCQLAAEFEAIATQNSRVIYPVAHISLSPHPDDQISTEQMVELAETFLKRAGYNNNQWLIAAHHDTYTETGKPRPHLHLIVNRVKLNDGKVVSSWMDYKNTEKILRKIEVETGITSIKSSWEQSKGAPTTGQIRKERKEKSQNPEGLSTPSIKTTIQSAIDELITTSSTVEELLNRLEQRHIQTRVRVKPSGEIEGLSYQYNQVAFAARKLGKKYTLKGLIQEGMTVGCVTKFTYTNQQAEQDKLETTSQKSLEKLDETLTQTWSNEGFVSLVHQLNQSSTSDDNDDDEANLKKPKDIASVMPQKLAQLTALTLPETTCNRQETDQDRLETNIERSEELRVSERTFDAILVCPTGRLRQPRGCANAPEIIQTQQELPDHKISEGVEISEEEKSDTTSIDIFKDHEIEPENYNSEERVESRTSDLVRTDNDNAKQLNEADREQLERKRIKHNHKNLDWER
- a CDS encoding DUF6753 family protein, encoding MHQMQPKSLLDDFLAEQPTELQNRILGLSLKLGIPTNDPFYVFLIVAGYVEGLLEDKPKQVDALFEDWEARLRADLELESQRALEQQNKAIKIEMIKATKELLNKSKLEQRQITWWNYFQGGGVVLGAIAVGIVLGLAVPPWLEGGLTESRKLTTVQSESLHWATSNEGKLARQIMDWNRDTLADRSCKEDAKKLKVTIVVGQKKAKSGYCVIWVVPARERR
- a CDS encoding DUF29 domain-containing protein; amino-acid sequence: MQTDQTEHTPPSNRQSLYEIDFYAWLQQQARLLKDGQWTELDLPNLIEEIESLAKQQRAELRNRLRVLIGHLLKWEYQSERRSRSWLATIRIQRRDTQELLSENPSLKPYLQEAIQKIYDSGRDLAVGETNLPLKTFPENCPYSWEEILSYSFFPGAPAVEELME
- a CDS encoding ATP-binding protein — protein: MRGDRTFFSQLLVSFMPDSNPLTQLLQKRSPLLALEAQLIDWNHALAICHQAATQLAVDLYYYSPHFDTLQQVTPVQSGWNLHPTSDTVENIWTSLLSRAESGIYVLEGVKLDNSPDIYALAHAYRTLPDSQHWILLDEYFDFPTKLLPLIPQLSLPLPNSDEIPDLIGTTDPAVVRACLGLCRGEIDLLKQRASSGDLVAQIDEYKRGKLRGKGLETINEPDVPVGGLDLLQESIQMAASLLSPDAQQYNLSFPKGAILWGVPGTGKSLSAKQAAKTMGVPLVAADWGGLISAIAGESEANLRYLLQMVELIAPCVLYFDDFEKGFAGWNATVGGDTQKRLTGKFLTWMQERTAPVFVLATVNRLEMLPPELIRRFEEVFFVDLPNNGEIKQIFELHLAKYFPDVVFDKVQWVKLIREYKNCTPAEIAVWVRKTAERLFYQGRPGVVTLKDLLESRSLFVPSTVRESEQILAIRNKAAFARPASSKDTSEWAVPPQRLFEGVGS